The genomic interval CCTTGTCAAAGCGCTTGCGAGTGCCTGCCGCATTTCGCTGGCCGATTGAAAGCGCAAGCTGATATCGGTCAAAAGCGCCCGATCAAGCGCCACCGCAATTTGGGCTGGAATCGTGGAGTCACGCTCGCGGATCGGGATCGGCTCATCATTCAGAATGATCCGCATCGGGTCGGAAGTCGCAGGAAAATCGAGCGGATAGTGGCCCGTTATGAGATTGTAAAACGTCGCGGCCATGCTCCAAAGATCGCTCACAGGTCGGGCATAGCGGAACTCTGTAATCTGCTCGCGCGGCATGAAAGCAAACGTGCCGCCAAACGAACCCGAGATCGTCATCCCCGACATGCCGGCACTCTCGAAGTTCTTGGCCAAACCAAAGTCGGCGATCCGCGGCTTCCATTTTCCATCCTGCTGATCCATAAGGATGTTTTGCGGTTTCAGATCGCGGTGGACGTAACTGGCCCGGTGTGCGAATTCCAATCCGCTGAGGCAAGCCATCAAGAGCCGAGTGAGAATTGGCACGCTGACGCGGTCGGCATGCGTTTTGACCCATTGATCGAGGCTCCCGCCCGAGCAGTGTTCCATCACAAAATAAAAGGCACTGCCGACCGATCCGCGTTCGATGAGTTTTACGATATTCGGGTGGGACAGTCGTCGAGCGACGTCAATTTCTCGCAAGAAGAGCTGCCGTTTTTGTTCTTCAACGGCGATCTTGGCAAGCATGATCTTCACAGCCATCGGCCGGCCGTCGCTTTTGCGCACCGAGCGGTAGACCACACCCATTCCGCCGCGCCCTAATTCTTCACCGATCTCGTAGCCCTCGATGCTTAGCGTCACTGACTGATGCTGCTTCATGAGCGCCTGTTGCATCAGTCGCCGTAGCCCACCTTGCTCGGCGAGCGCCGCGGCCTGGCACTCTCGGCAAACATAGTCACCGCCGCAGCGCAGGCCGGCCTCTCCCGAGACGTTCTT from Pirellulales bacterium carries:
- a CDS encoding protein kinase; amino-acid sequence: MAATVTLEILSGPIKGRKFSFDAHDTFLFGRCKDCHARLPHDSLISRHHFLLEVNPPDVRIRDLGSRNGTYVNGVKNGGRAVHESREEIAGREYRHVNLSDGDQIKAGTTMIEVRIKLPPICERCGVALPESVEASRGRSRICDRCMQSKSEAFPTVLELFCQSCGKNVSGEAGLRCGGDYVCRECQAAALAEQGGLRRLMQQALMKQHQSVTLSIEGYEIGEELGRGGMGVVYRSVRKSDGRPMAVKIMLAKIAVEEQKRQLFLREIDVARRLSHPNIVKLIERGSVGSAFYFVMEHCSGGSLDQWVKTHADRVSVPILTRLLMACLSGLEFAHRASYVHRDLKPQNILMDQQDGKWKPRIADFGLAKNFESAGMSGMTISGSFGGTFAFMPREQITEFRYARPVSDLWSMAATFYNLITGHYPLDFPATSDPMRIILNDEPIPIRERDSTIPAQIAVALDRALLTDISLRFQSASEMRQALASALTR